A region of the Candidatus Gastranaerophilales bacterium genome:
TCTTCTTTAAGTTTTAATTCTTTCGTTATAATGTTATAGCCGTATACTGTATGATTTTTCATTTCGGTAAACTCGTCAGGGGTAAGTTTGTCAGGTTTATTTAATATAGCCTTTGAAACTTTCATTTTGCCTATGTCATGCAGCAAACCGCCCATAGCAAGGTCTTTGATATCTTCTTCGCTAAAGTTCAACATCATACCAAGCGCTGTTGCCATAGATGAAACGTTAATTGTGTGAGAATATGTGTAGTGGTCAAATACCCTCAGCTGCCCCATACATTCCGCTTTATCAAGTTTGTCTGATATTTCGTCAACAATAATATCTCTTGTCGCTTCGCATACGGACATATCGGGTGTTTTTTGGTCAAGTATTTTGTACAAAATCTTTTTAGTATTATCAACCAAATTATCGGTGATACTCTGGGGAATAATTGACTTAATTTCAGGTTCGCCAATCAATTCCATATCATCTTCCAGAAGCCGGCCTCTTTTTGCAACAGGTTTTATAAACAGCTGTTTATAATTCATTTGCATAATAATATTAGGGTTCAGTTTTAATCCCATAGGGTAGATAACTACACCGTTTTCATCATATATATCAACATCTAAAATAGTTTTGCCTACAAGCTCAAGGGGTGATATTCTTCTCATTTTTTTCCTAAAACAAAATATTTAATTACATTATACTCTAAATTAAAAAAAATAGAACAAACTGTTAATATTCTATTCCTTTACGGGCATGTATCCCTATATCCCAATAATGCTTGACAGGGTCAATGTTGGAAACCAAATGTGCCAGCTCTGTTATTTCTTCATTTGCTCTTCTGCCTGTTAAGACAATTTCCAGAGCTTTGGGCTTATTGCTGAGAAATTCCTTCATTTCTTCAACGGTAATTAAGTTCAAATCTATAGCTATATTAGCTTCATCCATTATTATCAGCTGGTATTCTTTAGATACTGCGGCTTGTTTTACAATTTCCCATCCTTCTCTTACTGCTTTTTTATCATCTTCATTTTGGTTGTTTGAATAAACTATTCTGTCCAATCCTGCTTGCACAATGGTTAATTGTTTTTTGAGTTTTGGGGATAATTCTCTTAATGCAAAAAGTTCACCGTAATCATCACCGCCTTTGGTAAAAAATACAATTAAGACACGCCAGCCCCTCCCCAGCGCACGCAGCGCCAAGCCTAAAGAAGCTGTGGTTTTCCCTTTTCCGTTGCCTGTGTATATCTGTATATAGCCTATTTCACTGAAATTAGGATTGATTAAATTATTATTTTCCATGTATATAGTATGAAAGATTATATAGTGAAATGCAACTATTTTTTGGCTGCGATGCTTAATAAAATTTTTGTTTGTTTTACAAGGCTTAACAGTTCTTTTGGGCGGTTAAAATCATATTTCATATAAACAGATGTAAATGCCGAGGTGTCTTTTTCGATTATATTAACTTTTTTCAAAGCTCTTTGATATTGCAAATTTTGTATATCAACAAGAGTTGAATTTACCTGTGCAATAATTGTATCGAAATCTTTTCTTTCTTTTGCACTCATATCATAAGCAATATTAGAGTACAAAGTCAGATTATCCTTAAAAGTATTTAGCATGCTGTATGCGCATTTGGGCTGATTGTAAGACGGGTTTGCCGCATTATCCGAAAAAATACCGTATTGAAGAAAATTGGCTTTTTTCTCATCCAGCTGTGCATAAGCAAATATGGTAGAGCCCAGCATTCCTTTTTCCTGTTCAATGTAGTTAAGCTGTTTAAGCATTTCAATTTCATCGACGTGTTTTAAGGCAATACCCGGATATATCAGGCATTTGGAACTAACTTCGTTTGTAAAACACTCAAGGTTTTTGGCAAGACTTTGAACGTTCATGGAGTAGGTCATAGGGTTTATAATATCAACCCAGTCATTTTTTGCCCAAAGCTCCCAATTTTGTCCTACGGTTTCACGTCTTTCCTGTTGGCTTTTGCCAAACACGGCACAGGAGATTTTGAGGTTAGGGTTTATTTTTTTTGTTTCATAATTAAAGCGCTGAACAAAGTTATCTATATTTTTTTCTTTCCATTGCATCCAGAGAATAGATGTTTCATAGTTGGTATTGAGCAATTTTTCGCCTGTAATATTTTCAAATTGTTCTACCGAATTGCTGTTTAATCCCATAAGGTTGCTTGAATTTTGGAAGGGATATCTTATATAATCAAGCTGAATGCCGTCCACCTGGTATTTGGCAACGATTTCTTTGCCCAGATTAAGCAAGAAGTTAACCCCTTCTTTATTGGACGGGTCAATCCAAAATTCGGGCTGGTTTTTGGGTCTTAGATTGCCGTATTCGCCGATTAATGCCCAATCGGGGTAATTGCTTAAAACAGGACCTTCAAAGTCTTTTGGTTTATTAATTATAGGGTTATGTCTGTCATTGCCTACCGCAAATACCCAAATCCAGGCATGAAGTTTAATATTGCGTTTATGAGCTTCCTCCACCGCCCATTTTAGCGGGTCTGAATTTATAGTTAAAGGGTTTTGGGCAGCCATTTTTGACGGAAAAATACTGTATCCTGCGTTATAGGTTTCTATATAAACGGTATTAATACCTGCCTGTTTAAGCTTTTCAAACACTTGCCCCATTTGTGCCTGGTTTTTTATATTAACTATGCTGCCTCTGTCCAGCCAAATTCCCCTGTGCTGGGCAGCTTTTAACGGTTTAGCGTAACAAATAGTATTTAAAATATTAGCATTTGCATTGTACAGATATGTTTTACACAAGTCGTAACTGCCTTTTTCGTAAGCATCTTGAGCAAGTATTTCGTTTATTTTTGAGCGCTGCGCCTGCTCTTGTGCATTGCATAAATCGCCGCTGTAGCATGAGATGTTGTTTGAATAATTATCTGCAACCTCTCTTGCCTCTTGCAGTTTTTTAAGGTCATTTTTGAAATCGGATTTTGTATAAACCACGGATTTTATAATTTGAGTTTTAGGCAGAATATACTCAAAAATATACTCCATAGATTTCGCGTTAAAGTTTTTATCGGCATCCTTACCCCAGCGCCAGCTGATAAAAACCCCGTCAGGGTTGAAGGATATCGCGCATTCATTCTTTTCTGTTTCATCAAATACCGCTAAAGCCGTTGTATTCCCTGTCAGAGATATTTTAGCGACAGTGGTGTTTTTCTCCAATTGGTTATCGCTAAGAGTTTTTTCCACCCAGTTAATTTCCTTTTTTTGAGCTGTTGTTTCAATACCTTCAACATTTACACCGATAATAGAAGCCAGTTTTTTAAAAAACTCCGGGTTTGAATCTTTGGCAGGGGTTATAAGAACCAGCTTTCCTTTTGAATTGACATACTCTTTCAGGGAATTATAATCATTGGAAGTCAGTTTATCATAGCAAGGAATAACCAGTACCTGCACGGATTTGATACTTAAAGACGACAGGTTCGCTTTGGGAATTAATACTGAATCTATGTTAGCAGCTTTAAAAGTTTCATTGAACGAACCATCGCAATCTAAAATTCCGACAGGAGCGGCGAGTACATAGGGTGAGGTCAAAAAAATAATAAAAACTGATATGACTTTTACAATTAATTTTATCATTTTATGCGGCTGCCTTCCAATGTCCTGTATACCTGCCATTTGTCCTGATTTTTAGAAAAACTTAATGCCGCGCTGTATTGGGTGGTATCTGCAAAATAAGGAATCGGGGTTTTTGTCTTTATTGTTATTGTATCTGTTGTTTCTTGCGGGCTTAAGATATTTTTTTCGTCTATAATCTGTTTTTCAAGCTCTTCTGTTTTTTCTTCCGTTTCATTAAACAGTACTATTTTTGCTCTTAAATCTTCAATATTTTTTGCTGACAGGTTTTTCACCTTGAATGTGAAGATTGCAAATACATCATCCTTTCCTTTGTCTTTTTTAAATTCAAGTTTTGCATCTTCAATAACTATATTGAAAAATTTTTCGCTGGCAGGAATTAAACTTTCTTCCAATATTTTTAATAGTTTTTTTGTGTAGTCTGCCTGGAATTCTTGCCCGTCTTTTTCAAAATAGTTGATAAAGTTAATTAAATTAGCTTTGGTTGCAAGCTTTTCTTCATGTGTTTTAGACAAAATAACCGCCTGCTTGAGGTAATTTACGGCAGCTGCAGGGTTATCTACCAAAAATACTATGGCAAGTTTGTTATTAGTTTCCGCCGTATTTTGATATTTTTCAATAATTTTTAAAATATTTGCAGCACCCTGGACATCACCGGACTGGAACTGCTTGTCGGCTATTTTATAGTAGTTATTTACAAGTTCTTTTAAAGCCGTATTATATTTTTTTTCATCATATTTTTTGTAATAAGTTAACGCTCTGTTAAGGTTTATAATTTTGTCTTCGGTAGAATCGCTTTTTTGCGCCATAAGAATATAAAAATCGCCTTTGGCTACGAAATTTTCTTTTTTATTAAGCGGCAGCATTTTCATCGCTTCTTCCGCCATATTAAGTTCATTTATTTCTAAATACAATTTTGCAAGTTCAATATAGTTGTCTGAATAATTTGGTGCAAGTCCTTTTGAACCAAAAAAATAAAATTTTGCACGGTCATATTCCTTTATTGCGCTGTAAGCCATGGCAAGCCGTGTCATTGCCTTATAATTATCAGGATTTTTATCAACCTCGGATCTATAATATTGAATTGCCTTTGGATAATCTTTAGCGGCAAATGCTTGCTCCCCTGCGGTTTGAATACCGGGTAAACTTTCATTTTGAATGATTTTTTTGGGCGGTTGTTTTTCACCGAATATTACATACAATGTAAAAAAACTGGTAAAGTAAATCAACACGAGGAATATAATCCTTAGTATAATTCTTTTTTTATTATATTTTTTCTTTTTTACGATTATGCTCATGGTTCAAAGTTTAGGTTTGTAATATATACATTTTCAACATGTTCAATTTTGCTGATTTCACTATACATATCAAGAATAGGGTCTTTTGAAACAACTTTTGTAACGAAATAAATTTTTTCTTTTCCCTGTTCCCTGTCGCTTTTTGTATGATTAAGTTCAACAATTTTCCTGAATTTTTTGCCTAATTTTGTTATAACTTCGTTTAAATTTGCACTGTCAACAACCAAGGTTGCCTTAATATTGGCGGTTTTTTGGGAAAGTCCTCTTAAGAAAGTAACCTCAAGATTTCTTATAAGAATAAGAACCATTAAAGTTAAAATCGTGGCAAAAACAGCAAGGGATATGGAACCTGCTCCTGCAGCCATTCCGATACTTGCGGTAGTCCACAAAGTCGCCGCCGTAGTAAGTCCGAAAACTGAAGGACCATGACGCAGCACTGTACCGCCGCCTATAAAACCTATACCCGTAAGTATTTGGGCGGCAATTCTGGCGGGGTCACCGTATGCTACCGGATTTCCGCCTGCGGAAATTGTAGGGAAAGCATAAATTGATAAAATAGTAAACACACAGGAACCTAAACAAACAAGTATGTGGGTTCTAAGCCCCGCAAATTTGCTTGTTATTTCACGCTCAATACCGATTGCAAAGCCCAAAACCAATGCCAATGTCACTCTCAACGCCATATCCGTATAGTATGCAGGTATGGAAGAAAAATCAAAATTAAATAAATCCATTGTTATACCGTATTATGTGTCTTATTCAGATTAAATTGTAGCATTTATGAATGCACTGCACAAGAATTTAATCTTTTTACGGTTTTTATATATGATTGTCCTGTATAGCAAGCGTTTTCACGATAGTTGCGGTAAAATTTCCTGTTTTTAGTGTGTTAATTTTCTCTTGCCTTTGAGGTATGTTTGGAATATAAATTAAGATGATAGAATATTTAAGAAAGTGAGGCTTTCAAATGGTAAAAGTAGCTATAAACGGCTTCGGCAGAATTGGCCGTAACACATTAAGAGCAGCTATTAAAGAAGGTATTTTCAACGAACTTGATTACGTTGCAATTAATGACCCGGGGTTATCTCCTGAAAACGCAGCACACGTATTCAAATACGACTCGGTTATGGGTAGATTTGACGGAACTGTTGAAGTTGCGCAAGATGGTCTTGTAATCAACGGTAAAAAAATTAAATTTTATGCAGAAAAAGACCCTGCAGCTCTTCCCTGGAGAGAGCTTGGAGTAGACGTAGTTATTGAATCTACAGGTTTCTACACGGATGCTGAAAAAGCAAAAGCCCACATTGCAGCAGGCGCTAAAAAAGTTATCATCTCTGCTCCTGCAAAGAACGAAGATATTACAATCGTTCTCGGGGTAAATGAAGACAAATACGATTCTTCACTGCACAATGTAATCTCTATGGCATCTTGTACAACTAACTGTTTAGCTCCCGTAGCTAAAGTTGTTTTAGAAAAATTCGGTATCGTTAAAGGTTTGATGACAACTGTTCACTCATACACAGGCGACCAAAGACTTTTAGACGCCGGACACAAAGACCCTCGTCGTGCGAGAGCAGGCGCTTTGAACATTGTTCCTACAACTACGGGTGCCGCTAAAGCTGTTGCTTTGGTGCTGCCTGAATTAAAAGGAAAGTTGAACGGTTTCGCTATGCGTGTTCCTACCCCTGACGTTTCAGTTGTAGACGTTGTGTTTGAAACAGAAAAACCTGTAACCGCAGAAGCTGTAAACGCTGCTTTAAAAGAAGCCGCTGACGGTAAAATTCTTGCTTACGAAGAACAACCGCTTGTTTCTACAGACTTCATCGGCAGTTCTCAATCTTCAACCGTTGACGCTGCATTGACAATGGCAATCGGTGACAACATGGTTAAAATTATTTCCTGGTACGATAACGAAATGGGTTATTCTACAAGATTAGCTGAATCTACAAAATATGTTGCTGACAGATTATAATTTCTGTTTAACATAATATTTTTAAAAAACCGCTTCAAAAGAGCGGTTTTTTGTTACAGTGAGGCGGCTATCTCTTCCGCTCTGAAACTTAATCCCAGCTTCCCAGCTTCTCAGCTGCTCAACTTCTTAGCTTCTTAGCCGCCAATCTGATTTATACTCCAAATCCTTTATAGACATAAAGCACCCAAATGACCTATAATAAGGTGTTAATCACATAATCAAATTTATCAAAAAGGGGATATTATGCTGCAAGAAGCATCAAAGTTAATAAACAGTGCTTTTCAACAGAGCTTTTTAAAAAGGCTTTGCCAGTATTTGCACGATTGTATAAGAGAAGAAGTTAAAAGCGCTACATTCAGAAACCTAAATCAGGATAAGGACAATCAATGGGTGTTTTTGGAAGAAGAGGCAGGAATGCTTATTTCGCCGAATAATCCGCTGAAACTTTCTGATTCTGACGGTCATTTGACTAAATTAATGGTACATGCCGATACCTCACAAAAAGACAAATATCTTATGTTCGGATTTCTCTTTGTAGAAGGCAAATCAGGCAAGAAAAAAGTTTCAAACGAGTTTTTAACCCCGCTTTTGTACATACCTTGCAGGCTTGAGCGAAGCGGGACAAATCTGGCTTTGATTTTGACCGAAGAAACCATTTCACTTAATACAGGCGCGCTTTCAGGTTTGCTTAACTATGATGATGAAGACCAGGCAGAAAACCTCTTTGGCGGCTTGATTGACGTAGTGCCTGATTATCCCGTTACCCATGAAAAAATGCAAATATTTTTAACCACCTTAAAATCAATTATCCCCGAGCTTGATATAAGCGAATGCGCAAGCTTCTTTGCTAAAAAACCCGAAGTCGACAAAGACAGCGACATAGCCATAACCAACAAATCTGCGGTTATTTTAACCAAAAGACCAACCGTTACGGCTGGTGTTTTGCATGAACTTACACAAATGGCGGAAAAACCGAGCGGAGTGTTCAGAGAAACTTCTCTGCGTCCGATAAACGAAGAATTTATGGGCACAAAAGGCAAAATAAGCGTACGAAAAAGCGACAAGGATTTTTGCCCGATTACCCCCTTGTCTTTAAGCGAATCTCAAACAGAGGTGTTGAAAGCTGTTGACGATAATACTTTAATAACTGTTTTTGGTCCTCCGGGAACAGGAAAATCACAAACCATCGTTAATCTGGTTACGCACCTTGTTGCTAACGGCAAGAGTGTACTTGTTGCTTCACGTATGGATAAAGCTGTAGATGTTGTGGTAGAAAGGCTCAGTGAATTTGGCGCGCCTTATTTGGCATTGAGGGCAGGAAGAGCCAATTACCAAAAGCAGTTGAATTTCGAAATACAGGATATTTTATCAAACAAGCTTGATTTAGACACAGGGTTTGAGGGGGCTGTTTTTGCCGATATTGACGATATGAAAACCCTCTTGAAAAACATTTCCGACACGCAAAAGAAAGCCGATGAAATAATTAAACTCGAACATATCTGGTATGAAATTTTGGAAGAATATAAAACAAATGCGGCAAAGCTTGAGAACGAATATATCAACAAAAAGCTTTCTGATATGGATATTTCCATAGGCAAATCAATTTTGAAAAAAATTGAAAAAGTGTCGGAAGGAACAAACTTCTTTAACAAGATTTTATTCTGGATTTATAATTTTCAGCTGAGAAAAAGCCTCATGCTCAAAAACCTTGAATTCACTCATGAAGCAGTTATCGCAATCAGCGAAGAGCTTGAAGTGAAAGAATTATATAACCGATTAAAATCAATCGAGCAAAAAATCAATAAGATAGGAAATTTGCACGTATTATTGCAGCAGGTGCGGGATTTAAAGACAAAGCAGCGTAAACTTGCCATAGATATTTTGAAAAACAAACGCCGCAAGGCATTGAACGAAATAACCCGCGACCAAGCGAAACGCCAGCGTTTGATGGTGCATTCCAAAGCGTTAATAGAACGCAAGAAAAACCTGCAAAACAGACTGCTTGAAGATGAAGATTTTCAGCCGTTGGTTGAGGCTTTTCCCTGCTGGGCAGTTACAACCTATGCTGTCAGCGAAAGTTTACCGTTAAAAGCAGGGCTTTTTGATGTGGCTATTATCGATGAAGCTTCTCAATGTGATATCGCAAGCTGCTTCCCTATAATGTTCAGGGCGAAAAAGACGATAGTCGTCGGCGATGACAAGCAGCTGCCCCATTTATCCTTCCTTGAAAAAGCAAAAGAACAGTCGTTCTTCACCCAGTACAACATACCCGACAAGTACCAGTTAATGTGGCGGTTCAGAACAAATTCGGTATTTGATTTGGCAAATTATTATTCAACCTGCCCGATATTGCTTGATGAGCATTTCAGAAGTTTGCCGCCGATAATAGACTTTAGCAATAAAGAATTTTACGGTTCAAGGCTTCGTATAATGAACAAAGAAACCAAGCTTGGCGGGATTTTGGAACTTCATATTGTCGAAGATGCTAAAGTTGACCCCGACGCAACCAGAAATGCGGCAGAAGTTGAAAAACTTCTGGAGCGCCTTCAGGAAATAATGCAGGAAGACGCGGCCAAAAAGCCTAAAAAGCCTGTTTCTATAGGTATTATCTCGCCTTTCAGAGGTCAGGTTGAACTTATTAAAAAAGCTGTTGCACAGGTTATACCTGACAAACTCGTCCGCAAACATGAAATTGATATAGGAACAGCCCATACTTTTCAGGGTGATGAGCGTGATATAATTATGCTTTCTTTTGCGCTTGCGCCTAACAGTCATAACCAAAGTTTAACCTTTGTACAGAAGCCAAACCTGTTTAACGTTGCAATAACAAGAGCACGCAAAAAATTAATCTGTTTTATTTCCAAAAAACCTCAGGATTTACCCGCAGGTTTAATGCGTGATTTCTTGAATTATATTCGTGATTTTAACGAACATTATGAAATATCAAAACGGTTAGACCCTAATTTGGCGGATTATAACAATAAACTTGAAAGAGAAATTGCACAAATGTGCATAGATGAAGGATTAGAAGTTTTATCAGGTTTTGAAACCGCAGGCATGCGGGTTGACCTTATTACAGGCGACGGCGAAAATCAGATTGCCGTTGAATGCGACGGCATGGACGACGAGTTTGAAACCTGCCAAAAACAGGTTTACAAACAAACTATTCTTGAAAGATGCGGTTTTAAAGTTGTCCGAATAACCGCCAGAGAATGGTATTACAGCCAAATAGCCTGCATAGAAAAAATTAAACGTGAATTAATTGATATAAAAATATCTAAAGGCGGCTAAGCTGATATTTAGCAAGAGCCTATACAATTTTTGCGCCGTAGCTTATAATATGGTAAGCAAGTGAGGTTAAATATGAACGAAAATCTTAGAGAGGCCGGCTCTTATTTTATTCAGAAAAATTATAAAAAAGCTATTGAATTATATTACAAAGTTCTGGCGGATAACCCCGAAAATACCTTTGTGTTGAGCAAAATAGCACAATGCTACTTGTTTTTAAGCAATTATGACAAGGCTATTTCTAACTATGAAAGAATTTTAGAGCTTGAGCCACATAATATTGAAGCTTACCTGAGCGCTGCAAAAGTTTATGAGAACACAGATGATATTGACTCTGCTGTGGAATTTTTGAATCTTGCTCTTAAATACGAACCTAATAATACCTCTATTTTGGAAAATTTATATTTTTTGTATGTTGATAATGAAGATTATGAAAAGGCCTTGTATGTTCTCAGGGATAAACTTATTAATATCATGCCCACCTCGGCTAACTATTTTTTGCTGGCTCAGGCTTATGAAAGATTGTTTAACTACGAACATGCGCTTAAATATTATTTAAAATCCATTTCCATCAATGAAAATAATATTGATGCAAAAATGGCCGTCGCAAGAATACTTTTTGCAGACAAAGACTATGAAAAAGCCAAAAAATATGTTGTGGATATTTTAACGCAGGATATTTCCAATTATGATGCGCACAAGCTTTTGGGGCAGCTTTATATTGAAGAAGAAAAATATGCTTTGGCGGTTGATGAATTTAATTTTGCATTGAATATCAACCCTAAAGATGATGAACTTTATTATTATATCGGATTTTGCTACAGTATTTTGAAAAAACATGATAAGGCAATTACCGCTCTTAAAAACACGCTGCAAATTAATCCGATTAACCATACCGCTAAAATTCTTTTGGCTAATAATTACTTTGCCGACGGTGATATTGAACAAGCCCAAATTCTTATTAATGAGGTTCTTAATTTTATGCCCGTCAATGACGATGCGCAAAAGCTTACTGCAGAAATTTTAATGGCTAAACACAGATATGAACGTGCTTTAGACAGATTTAATTCAATCTTGAAAAGAAATCCGAATGATTCCTATTGTTTGTATAAAAAAGGTGTTATTTTAAGTATTTTAGGGTTAGGCGAAGAAGCCCAAAATTGCTTTAAAAAAGCTATTTCTTATAACAAATACGACCTAAAATCCTACATAGCGCTGGCTAATTCTTATATTGATACAGGCAAAATTATAAAAGCGCTTAATTGCTTTAAAAGGGCTTTGACTATATCTGCAGATTCTTACGATGTTATTTTAGGTATTGCAAATGCTTATTACCTTAAAAATGATTTTGAAAATGCCCGTGAAAACTATATTAAGATTTTAAAAATCAATCCCGGCGAACACCAAATTTCTTATAACCTCGGCAAGATTTATTTTCGACAAGAAGATTATATGCTTGCCTTCAAGTATTTTAAAGATGCAGTCCTATTAAACTCTGATGATTATATGTATCATTATGACTTGGCAAAAACTTATATTGAACTTGCGCAAGTTGAGGATGCGCTTGAAGAGTATTCAAAGTCTTTGGACTTAAACCCGGCTTTTCTTGATTGCAAGCTTGAATTCGCGGATTTATTAGCAGCCTCCGGGAATACGGAAAAGG
Encoded here:
- a CDS encoding HD-GYP domain-containing protein; amino-acid sequence: MRRISPLELVGKTILDVDIYDENGVVIYPMGLKLNPNIIMQMNYKQLFIKPVAKRGRLLEDDMELIGEPEIKSIIPQSITDNLVDNTKKILYKILDQKTPDMSVCEATRDIIVDEISDKLDKAECMGQLRVFDHYTYSHTINVSSMATALGMMLNFSEEDIKDLAMGGLLHDIGKMKVSKAILNKPDKLTPDEFTEMKNHTVYGYNIITKELKLKEDIARVALEHQEKYGGFGYPGGLKGKAIHLYAQVASICDVYDALVSERVYKKAMKSHEAIKIMLSEGSRSFNPFMLYKFIYLANYKDTSALITGENSEPLTKEQLESMDTTI
- a CDS encoding cob(I)yrinic acid a,c-diamide adenosyltransferase yields the protein MENNNLINPNFSEIGYIQIYTGNGKGKTTASLGLALRALGRGWRVLIVFFTKGGDDYGELFALRELSPKLKKQLTIVQAGLDRIVYSNNQNEDDKKAVREGWEIVKQAAVSKEYQLIIMDEANIAIDLNLITVEEMKEFLSNKPKALEIVLTGRRANEEITELAHLVSNIDPVKHYWDIGIHARKGIEY
- a CDS encoding family 10 glycosylhydrolase gives rise to the protein MIKLIVKVISVFIIFLTSPYVLAAPVGILDCDGSFNETFKAANIDSVLIPKANLSSLSIKSVQVLVIPCYDKLTSNDYNSLKEYVNSKGKLVLITPAKDSNPEFFKKLASIIGVNVEGIETTAQKKEINWVEKTLSDNQLEKNTTVAKISLTGNTTALAVFDETEKNECAISFNPDGVFISWRWGKDADKNFNAKSMEYIFEYILPKTQIIKSVVYTKSDFKNDLKKLQEAREVADNYSNNISCYSGDLCNAQEQAQRSKINEILAQDAYEKGSYDLCKTYLYNANANILNTICYAKPLKAAQHRGIWLDRGSIVNIKNQAQMGQVFEKLKQAGINTVYIETYNAGYSIFPSKMAAQNPLTINSDPLKWAVEEAHKRNIKLHAWIWVFAVGNDRHNPIINKPKDFEGPVLSNYPDWALIGEYGNLRPKNQPEFWIDPSNKEGVNFLLNLGKEIVAKYQVDGIQLDYIRYPFQNSSNLMGLNSNSVEQFENITGEKLLNTNYETSILWMQWKEKNIDNFVQRFNYETKKINPNLKISCAVFGKSQQERRETVGQNWELWAKNDWVDIINPMTYSMNVQSLAKNLECFTNEVSSKCLIYPGIALKHVDEIEMLKQLNYIEQEKGMLGSTIFAYAQLDEKKANFLQYGIFSDNAANPSYNQPKCAYSMLNTFKDNLTLYSNIAYDMSAKERKDFDTIIAQVNSTLVDIQNLQYQRALKKVNIIEKDTSAFTSVYMKYDFNRPKELLSLVKQTKILLSIAAKK
- a CDS encoding MgtC/SapB family protein; its protein translation is MDLFNFDFSSIPAYYTDMALRVTLALVLGFAIGIEREITSKFAGLRTHILVCLGSCVFTILSIYAFPTISAGGNPVAYGDPARIAAQILTGIGFIGGGTVLRHGPSVFGLTTAATLWTTASIGMAAGAGSISLAVFATILTLMVLILIRNLEVTFLRGLSQKTANIKATLVVDSANLNEVITKLGKKFRKIVELNHTKSDREQGKEKIYFVTKVVSKDPILDMYSEISKIEHVENVYITNLNFEP
- the gap gene encoding type I glyceraldehyde-3-phosphate dehydrogenase gives rise to the protein MVKVAINGFGRIGRNTLRAAIKEGIFNELDYVAINDPGLSPENAAHVFKYDSVMGRFDGTVEVAQDGLVINGKKIKFYAEKDPAALPWRELGVDVVIESTGFYTDAEKAKAHIAAGAKKVIISAPAKNEDITIVLGVNEDKYDSSLHNVISMASCTTNCLAPVAKVVLEKFGIVKGLMTTVHSYTGDQRLLDAGHKDPRRARAGALNIVPTTTGAAKAVALVLPELKGKLNGFAMRVPTPDVSVVDVVFETEKPVTAEAVNAALKEAADGKILAYEEQPLVSTDFIGSSQSSTVDAALTMAIGDNMVKIISWYDNEMGYSTRLAESTKYVADRL
- a CDS encoding AAA domain-containing protein, encoding MLQEASKLINSAFQQSFLKRLCQYLHDCIREEVKSATFRNLNQDKDNQWVFLEEEAGMLISPNNPLKLSDSDGHLTKLMVHADTSQKDKYLMFGFLFVEGKSGKKKVSNEFLTPLLYIPCRLERSGTNLALILTEETISLNTGALSGLLNYDDEDQAENLFGGLIDVVPDYPVTHEKMQIFLTTLKSIIPELDISECASFFAKKPEVDKDSDIAITNKSAVILTKRPTVTAGVLHELTQMAEKPSGVFRETSLRPINEEFMGTKGKISVRKSDKDFCPITPLSLSESQTEVLKAVDDNTLITVFGPPGTGKSQTIVNLVTHLVANGKSVLVASRMDKAVDVVVERLSEFGAPYLALRAGRANYQKQLNFEIQDILSNKLDLDTGFEGAVFADIDDMKTLLKNISDTQKKADEIIKLEHIWYEILEEYKTNAAKLENEYINKKLSDMDISIGKSILKKIEKVSEGTNFFNKILFWIYNFQLRKSLMLKNLEFTHEAVIAISEELEVKELYNRLKSIEQKINKIGNLHVLLQQVRDLKTKQRKLAIDILKNKRRKALNEITRDQAKRQRLMVHSKALIERKKNLQNRLLEDEDFQPLVEAFPCWAVTTYAVSESLPLKAGLFDVAIIDEASQCDIASCFPIMFRAKKTIVVGDDKQLPHLSFLEKAKEQSFFTQYNIPDKYQLMWRFRTNSVFDLANYYSTCPILLDEHFRSLPPIIDFSNKEFYGSRLRIMNKETKLGGILELHIVEDAKVDPDATRNAAEVEKLLERLQEIMQEDAAKKPKKPVSIGIISPFRGQVELIKKAVAQVIPDKLVRKHEIDIGTAHTFQGDERDIIMLSFALAPNSHNQSLTFVQKPNLFNVAITRARKKLICFISKKPQDLPAGLMRDFLNYIRDFNEHYEISKRLDPNLADYNNKLEREIAQMCIDEGLEVLSGFETAGMRVDLITGDGENQIAVECDGMDDEFETCQKQVYKQTILERCGFKVVRITAREWYYSQIACIEKIKRELIDIKISKGG
- a CDS encoding tetratricopeptide repeat protein, which produces MNENLREAGSYFIQKNYKKAIELYYKVLADNPENTFVLSKIAQCYLFLSNYDKAISNYERILELEPHNIEAYLSAAKVYENTDDIDSAVEFLNLALKYEPNNTSILENLYFLYVDNEDYEKALYVLRDKLINIMPTSANYFLLAQAYERLFNYEHALKYYLKSISINENNIDAKMAVARILFADKDYEKAKKYVVDILTQDISNYDAHKLLGQLYIEEEKYALAVDEFNFALNINPKDDELYYYIGFCYSILKKHDKAITALKNTLQINPINHTAKILLANNYFADGDIEQAQILINEVLNFMPVNDDAQKLTAEILMAKHRYERALDRFNSILKRNPNDSYCLYKKGVILSILGLGEEAQNCFKKAISYNKYDLKSYIALANSYIDTGKIIKALNCFKRALTISADSYDVILGIANAYYLKNDFENARENYIKILKINPGEHQISYNLGKIYFRQEDYMLAFKYFKDAVLLNSDDYMYHYDLAKTYIELAQVEDALEEYSKSLDLNPAFLDCKLEFADLLAASGNTEKAITVLKRSIRMFPEEFTIYIRLSELYQTTGDIKKSNEILDKYLKDRNDIDEDILEKIENMKSTLLEVK